One Narcine bancroftii isolate sNarBan1 chromosome 3, sNarBan1.hap1, whole genome shotgun sequence DNA window includes the following coding sequences:
- the LOC138757022 gene encoding uncharacterized protein — translation MRLMQTIPGALWAVLLMGCRISQQNSSDSCGAKVILKVDKDRDNTFQFDLCSIIACGKNEASWRGYDIYMCAFKIGYPKWGLHVCPSWGEVWWWTGPDTRWIRKPLNKGSSKPYYIFFTKISLIRGAVTYSMKGENPLILTVKAGLRNPWNMKGWSSKTCEGGTGREHGVGDLFYLMIGVSISGKDPWGVVRFDLQTYTKDIIKPTSKEGEVRKFDSTKMTRGEKIAIETGIDESNSWIDQMGKYADQAGYGNCWVCARGRPLLRMSRSIFEETDAMDCALNLMSESNPLNRCLIWEQTFPIAPANVAPPVFRSTGITNVTCFANNNTAAHVFHVGWLPSDSCRTHVDLSHSSSATRLTQARADIWWFCGGRVLYNWLPANWDGRCALVTLNAPVLIVKRQEGDEDSLELRHTESWLWRKRRSVGLLGPGGRNPDGVWIDAIGQARNIPDEFKLADEIAAGFESFPVFSAIFRITVNKNVNRINLIHYNVQRLANLTRDVVEAIHQQLSETSLMTLQNRIAIDMVLAEKGGVCAMFGDLCCTSISNNTGPDGSLTKGLTKLRALAKELKAQSGVSNPVLSWLQGVFGRWSTLLGQLLLGLFISVSIFITCGCCCIPCIRTLVTRTIERAFADRDELPPKYQAVQAVEQDYLTLQEAEKVAEIDLESEGECDGKEGL, via the coding sequence atgagactcatgcagacgataccgggggccctatgggcagtactactaatgggatgccggataagtcagcagaatagctcggattcttgcggggccaaagttattctaaaggtagacaaagacagggataacaccttccagttcgatctatgcagtataatagcgtgtggtaagaatgaggcgtcctggagaggatatgatatttacatgtgtgcctttaaaataggatatcctaaatggggtctacatgtctgtccgtcttggggtgaggtttggtggtggacaggacccgacactagatggataagaaaaccccttaacaaagggtccagcaaaccttattatatttttttcactaaaatctccctgatacgtggtgctgtgacctattcaatgaaaggagagaatcccctgattttgacagtaaaggcggggctgcgcaacccgtggaatatgaagggatggagctctaagacatgcgaggggggcacagggagagaacatggtgtcggagacctcttctatctaatgattggagtgtctattagtggaaaagatccttggggagtggtgaggttcgacttacaaacatacacaaaggacataattaaacccacttcaaaagagggggaagtgagaaaattcgacagtacgaagatgaccaggggagagaagatagcaattgagacaggtattgatgagtcaaactcctggatagatcagatgggtaaatatgcggaccaagcagggtatgggaactgctgggtctgtgcccgaggaaggccattattacggatgagcagatcaatttttgaggagacagatgctatggactgcgccttgaacctaatgtcagaatccaacccactgaataggtgtctgatatgggaacagacgtttcccatagctccggctaatgtagctccccctgtctttagatccacaggcataactaatgttacttgttttgccaacaacaacacagcagcgcacgttttccatgtgggttggctgcccagcgactcgtgcaggactcatgttgatctctcacatagcagtagtgcaacccgcttgacccaggctagggcggatatttggtggttttgtggaggaagagtgctgtacaactggctccccgctaactgggatggtcggtgtgctctagtaacccttaatgcgccagtgctgattgtcaaaaggcaggagggagacgaggattccctagaattgcgccacacagagagttggctgtggagaaaaaggaggagtgttggactcttggggccgggaggaaggaaccctgatggggtatggattgatgccattggccaagcccggaatattccggacgaatttaaattagccgatgagattgcagctgggtttgaaagttttcctgtttttagtgcaatttttcgcatcactgtaaataaaaatgttaataggatcaaccttattcactataatgtccagcgccttgcaaatttgaccagggacgttgttgaggcaatacatcaacaactgtcagaaacttcccttatgacacttcagaataggatagcgattgatatggtcctggcagagaaaggtggagtgtgtgctatgtttggagatctatgctgcacttctatctctaataacacagggccagatggatcactcactaaggggttaacgaaacttagggcattggcgaaagaattaaaagcccagtctggagtctccaatcctgttttatcctggttacagggagtgtttgggagatggagcacattgttaggacaacttttgctgggtttgttcatttctgtatcaatttttatcacttgtggctgttgttgtattccatgcattcgaacgctggtcacgaggaccatagagagagcctttgctgaccgtgatgaactgcctccgaaatatcaagctgtgcaggctgtggagcaagactatctcacattacaggaggcggagaaagttgctgagatcgatctggagtctgaaggggaatgtgatgggaaggaaggattgtga